One part of the Nematostella vectensis chromosome 8, jaNemVect1.1, whole genome shotgun sequence genome encodes these proteins:
- the LOC5507219 gene encoding uncharacterized protein LOC5507219 produces MVKQKTSRILKGKSNKHDVIVVIMTITYMVAIETAAQTCPAVVLETSVRGKFLQGFEYKFIFTEMFPACILACKKDPSCFSLNYNGAARNCSFNSQTNFSAPHRFVVDYSYIYDTVIFGRDPTPVKGLKASPAISCSHVFNVGSGLYWLDPEQAGTPALSLCDMDTDGGGWTNVCQSTLSGKSIPPREYIGDLTTSLSTHSKKGRNFAIVSSVLRKYSLTTNFTQIRFRCRKQSVGRTIDLATINNAAGRDAVRYFSDDAYAKSTAPVACGSFQALPDDNSVVSKNCEGWGEGGRGTWGHDVFHTTSARVISLPFYFTNSYGVGMGITANKNSFNCDDSLYDYSVRTSEGDVFTIFIR; encoded by the exons ATggttaaacaaaaaacatcaAGAATCTTGAAAGGAAAAAGTAACAAACACGATGTAATC GTCGTTATCATGACGATCACATACATGGTTGCCATAGAGACGGCTGCGCAGACTTGCCCTGCCGTTGTACTAGAAACGTCAGTTCGAGGCAAGTTCTTGCAAGGATTCGAGTACAAGTTCATATTTACCGAGATGTTCCCGGCATGCATCTTAGCCTGCAAGAAAGACCCCAGCTGCTTCAGTCTCAATTATAATGGAGCAGCAAGAAACTGCAGTTTCAACTCGCAGACGAATTTCTCCGCTCCTCATCGTTTTGTTGTCGACTATTCTTACATCTACGATACTGTCATATTCGGACGAGATCCAA CTCCAGTCAAAGGCCTCAAGGCTTCACCAGCAATTTCTTGTTCGCACGTGTTCAACGTAGGCAGTGGCTTGTACTGGCTTGATCCTGAACAAGCTGGGACACCTGCACTCTCGCTTTGCGACATGGACACGGACGGAG GTGGTTGGACGAATGTTTGCCAGTCTACCCTCTCCGGGAAATCTATCCCACCTCGAGAATACATCGGTGATCTCACCACCTCCCTTTCTACCCACTCAAAGAAAGGGCGTAACTTTGCAATTGTTTCCAGTGTGTTACGGAAATACAGCCTTACTACGAATTTCACACAGATTCGTTTTAGATGCCGAAAACAATCCGTCGGTCGCACGATTGACCTAGCAACCATAAACAATGCCGCTGGACGAGATGCAGTGCGTTACTTTAGTGACGACGCTTACGCTAAAAGCACAGCTCCTGTTGCTTGTGGCTCTTTCCAGGCCCTCCCAGATGATAACTCGGTTGTCTCCAAGAATTGTGAGGGGTGGGGTGAGGGCGGGCGCGGCACATGGGGGCATGACGTATTTCATACAACAAGTGCACGTGTTATTTCATtgcctttttattttacaaattcgTATGGCGTTGGAATGGGAATTACCGCTAATAAGAATTCTTTCAACTGTGATGACAGTCTTTATGATTACTCTGTGAGAACTAGCGAAGGGGACGTATTCACCATATTCATCCGTTAA